GGCGCTGCGGCTCCCTCCCGGCGGCCGGTTGCTCCGCCGTTTTGGTCTCGGGCTCCGCCGGCAGCTGTGCCTCGGATTCGGCGGGGGCCTCGGCAGGGGGTTTCCCGGAGGCGTCCTGCTCGTCTGCGGGACCCCTGCGAAACAGGCGGCCGAAGAATCCCCTCTTCTTGTGCTCCTTCTCGATGTCGGACACGGGTGAGGTCTCCCGATACGCATGGTATGTGGAGCGGCTTGGGGGAATCGTGTGGGCGCCGCGCGTGGGAGGGGCGACGCATGCCTCGCCCCTACGGTCGAGACTATGCCATTGGCTTGCCCACGGCTATCCCTGCAGGAGCTCTTTCCAGAAGCCGGGGTAGGACACGCTGGCGGCGTCGGCCCCCTCCACCTCGCCCCCTCCGGGGATGGCCAGGGCGAGCACCCCCAGGGCCATGGCCAGGCGGTGGTCGCCGTGGCTCTGGAACCGGGCCGGGCGCAAGGGCCTGCCCCCCGAGATCCGCATCCCGTCGGCAAAGGTCTCCACCGCGACTCCCGCCTTTCGCAACTCGCCGGCCAGGGTGTCGATGCGGTCCGACTCCTTGTGCCGCAGCTCTTCCGCGCCCCGCACCTCGGTCTCGCCCCGGGCCACGGCCGCCACCGCCCCGAGCACGGGAAACTCGTCGATGGCCGAGGGAACCTCGGCGGGGTCCACCGAGACCCCCCGGAGGGGGCCGTGCTCGGCCACCACGTCGCCCACGGGCTCGCCGCAGGCGTCCCCCGTGGGCTCGATGGAGAGCGGGGCGCCCATGCGCTGGAGGATGTGGAGGAACCCGATGCGGGTGGGGTTGAGGCTCACCTGCCGCACCCGCACCCGGGAGCCCGGCACCAGGAGCGCCGCCGCTACCCAGAAGGCCGCCGAGGACGGGTCTCCGGGCACGGCGAGCTCCCCCGCGCGAAGGCGGGGGTGGCCCCGCACGCCCACCCGGCGGCCCTCGCGGAGCACCTCGGCCCCCATGGCGGCGAGCATGCGCTCGGTGTGGTCCCGGCTGAGCTCGGGTTCCTCCACCCAGGTGGTTCCCCGGGCGTGGAGGCCCGCCAGGAGTACCGCGCTCTTCACCTGGGCGCTGGCCACGGGCAGGAGCCAGGTCAGAGCCCGCAGGCTCCCCCCCCGGAGCACCAGGGGCGCCCGGGTGTCCTCCTGCCGCCCCAGGGCCAGGGCCCCCATCTCCCGCAGGGGGTCGAGCACCCGGGCCATGGGGCGCCGCCGAAGGGAGGCGTCCCCCGTGAGCACCGAGAGAAAGGAATGGCCCGCGAGCACCCCGGCCAGGAGCCGCATGGTGGTGCCCGAGTTGGCGCAGTCGATGGCATCGCCGGGCTCGGCGAGCCCCCCCACGCCGACCCCTTCCACCGCGACGACCCCCTTCTCGTCCCGGATGGCGACCCCCAGGTGCTCGAGGGCCCGGCGGGTCGCCGCTACGTCGAGCCCGGCCTGGAGGCCCTCGATGCGCGATTCGCCCTGGGCCAGGGCGGCAAAGAGCAGCGCCCGGTGCGACACCGACTTGTCGCCCGGCACCCGGAGGTCGCGCCTCAGGGGGGCAGGAGGAGCCAAGGTTACCGTCTCCACGAAGGGTCTCCCGTCTCGGTGGCGCGCCGCAGAAGGCGGTCCAGGGCTTCGGCGTCGCCCCGGCTCACCGCGTCGTGCAGCACCCGGATGCGCCCGGCAAAGGCGTCCAGGGCATAGAGGAGGGCGTCGCGATTCTCCAGAAAGATCTCTCTCCAGACCACGGGTGAGCCGGAGGTGACCCGGGCGAAATCCCGGAGCGATCCGCCCGCGAGAGCCGCCTGCTCGGGTTCCAGCTCGCCGGCCACGGTGTCCACGAGGCCGTAGGCCAGGGCGTGGGGGAGGTGGCTCACCAGGGCAAAGACCCGGTCGTGGGTCTCGGGCGCCATGCACACGACCTGGGCGCCCAGGTCGTGCCACAGGTCCGTGACGGCTTCCACGGCTCGGGGGTCGGAATCGTCGGTGGGGGTAAGAACGCAGGTGCGCCCCTCGAAGAGCCCCGGTACGGCGCTCTCCACCCCGGAGCGCTCGGTGCCGGCCACCGGGTGCCCGCCCACGAAGGAAACGCCCGCCGGCAGCACCTCCCGGGCCTCCCGGAGGATGCCGGCCTTGGTGCTCCCCACGTCGGTGACCACCTGGCCGGGCCGAAGCCCCGGCCCCACCTCCCGAAGGGACGCCCGGATCGCCTGCACCGGCGTCGCGAGCACCACCAGGTCGGCGCCCTCGGCGGCCGCCGATGCGCTCGGGGCGGCCTCGTCGATCATTCCCCGGTCCAGGGCGTAGTCCAGCGCGCTCCTGCGCCGGTCCGCTGCGCGCACCCGCCAGGGGGCGTTGCGGGTCTTGAGGGAGGCGGCGAGGCTCCCACCGATGAGCCCCAGCCCCACCAGCGCCAGGGTGCGGCTCACGGCGCGCGCTCCGGCGGCCGGCCGAGCTCGCGCCCCACCGCCCGGGCCACCGCGGCCAGCTCGGCCACCAGCCGGGCGAAGCGCTCGGGTTTCAGGCTCTGGTTGCCGTCGCACAGCGCCTGCTCGGGCCGCGCGTGAACCTCGATCATGAGCCCGTCGGCCCCGGCGGCCAGCGCCGCCTTGGCCAGGGGGGCCACGAGCTCGAAGCGCCCGGCGGCGTGGCTCGGGTCCACGATGACCGGAAGGTGGGTCTGGGACTTGAGCACAGGGACCGCGGACAGGTCCAGGGTGCTGCGGGTGGCTGTCTCGAAGGTGCGGATGCCCCGCTCGCACAGGATCACCCTCCGGTTGCCCTGGGCGGCCACGTACTCGGCGCTCATGAGGCACTCGGTCAGGGTAGCCGACATTCCCCGCTTGATGAGGACGGGCTTCTCCAGATTTCCGACCTCCTTGAGGAGTCGGAAGTTCTGCATGTTGCGGGCGCCGATCTGGACCACGTCCGCGTAGCGCGCCACGAGCAGGGTGTCCCGGGGGTCCATGAGCTCGGTCACCACCGGCAGGCCCGCGTGCTCCCGGGCCTCCGCCAGGAGCTCGAGCCCCTTTTCCCCGAGCCCCTGGAAGGCGTAGGGGCTGGTGCGGGGCTTGAAGGCGCCGCCGCGAAGAAGCGTCGCGCCCGCCTCCCGAATGGCCCGGGCGGTCTCCAGGAGGAGCCCCCGGTCCTCGATGGAGCAGGGCCCGGCGATGATCTGGACCAGGGGCCCGCCGATGGGCACCCCCCGGACGTCGACGACGCTGTCCTCGGCCCGGAACTCCCGGCTCACGAGCTTGTAGGGCTTGAGGATGGGAATGACCCGCTCCACCCCGGGCATGGACTCCAGGGGCAGCTCCCGCAGGGAGTCCTCGTCGCCGATGGCGCCCAGGATGGTGCGCTTCTCCCCCGCCGACTCGTGCACCGACAGCCCCAGGGCCTTGAGGGTCTCCACGAGCTGGCGCCGGTCCTCGGGCCGATGGTCGGGGCGCAGCACGATGATCACGGTACACCTCCTCCCGCCTCGGCCACGCGGGCGAAGGCGGCCTCGAAACGGTCCAGCTCCTGGGGGGTTCCCACGGTCACCCGGATCCACTCCGGCATCCCGAAGCTGCGGGTGCTGCGCACGATGACCCCGTGGTCCAGCAGGGCCTCGAAGCACCGATCCCCGTCTCCCACCCGGGCCAGGAGGAAGTTGGCCTGGCTCGCCACGGCAGGTACGCCCCGCTGCGCGAAGAAGCGCGCCAGCCGCTGCAACCCCTGGCGATTGACCCGGCGCGAGCGCTCCACGTGGTCGTCGTCGTCGGCCGCGGCGGCCGCCGCGGCCTGGGCCGGCCCGTTGGCGTTGAAGGGCAGGCGCAGCCGGTTCAGGTAGTCCACCAGGCGCCGCGGGGCGATGCCGTAGCCGATGCGCAGGGCGGCGAGCCCATGTGCCTTGGAGAAGGTGCGCGCCACCACCAGGAGCCGCTCCTCGTCCAGGTAGTCGCGGCCCACGGGGAAGGCAGGGTCCTCGGCGTATTCCGCGTAGGCCTCGTCCAGGAGGATGCCCACCCGGCGAGGCACCGCCGCGAGGAAGCGCTCCCACTCGAGCCGGCGAAAGATCGTTCCCGTGGGGTTGTTGGGGTTGCCCAGGATCACCAAGGCCGTGTCGGCGTCCACGACAGCGGCCACGGCCTCCAAGTCCACCGCGTGGTCCCGGAGGGGCACCCGGTGCACGGTTCCCCCCTGGGCCCGGGCGGCGAGCTCGTAGATGCTGAACGAGGGGCTCGCGAGCACGACCCCCTTGCCTGGCCGCACCAGGAGGCGCACCGCCATCTCCAGGATCTCCGACGAGCCGTTGCCCAGCACCAGGTTCTCGGGTGCCACCGCCCAGCGCCGGGCCAGCACCTGCTTGAGGGCGAAACCGTACCCGTCGGGGTAACGGTGGAGCCCCGCGAGCTGCGCCTCCAGGGCCGCCACCGCGGCCGGGGAAGGCCCCAGGGGATTTTCGTTGCTCGCGAGCTTGACGATGGAGGAAAGCCCCCGCTCCCGCCGCAGCTCTTCGATGGGCTTGCCGGGCACGTAGGGCTTGAGGTCGAGCACCTGGGGGCTGACGGCCTGGGCGAACAGGTCTGCCCCGGCAGGGGCGGGTTGGGTGGGCATGGCACTCCGCGCGTCGGTGGACACCGGGGCCACCGGGCCCCGAGAAGGGACTCTGTATATCCCGAACGGCCGCGGGAGTCCAGGTGGAGAAGCGGCGGTCACCCTCGAATCGGGCGGCGGCGCTGTGGTACAGTGCCCCGCCTTTGGGAGGAGGTGAGCATGTCTGCTGGGTCTGCTGGGGAGAAGCCGGCGCGCGCGCGCGGCACGGTGCGCCGCACCCGGGGGCGAGCCCGGGGCTGGGGCGGCTGGGGGTGGACGGGCGGGGTGCTCTTCCTGCTCGTGGCCCTCGCGGTGGCGGCCACCGTGGCGGTGCGGTTGGGCTGGGTGGACCGGCGCGCCATCGAGAAG
The DNA window shown above is from Thermodesulfobacteriota bacterium and carries:
- a CDS encoding signal recognition particle-docking protein FtsY; this translates as MSDIEKEHKKRGFFGRLFRRGPADEQDASGKPPAEAPAESEAQLPAEPETKTAEQPAAGREPQR
- the aroA gene encoding 3-phosphoshikimate 1-carboxyvinyltransferase, with product METVTLAPPAPLRRDLRVPGDKSVSHRALLFAALAQGESRIEGLQAGLDVAATRRALEHLGVAIRDEKGVVAVEGVGVGGLAEPGDAIDCANSGTTMRLLAGVLAGHSFLSVLTGDASLRRRPMARVLDPLREMGALALGRQEDTRAPLVLRGGSLRALTWLLPVASAQVKSAVLLAGLHARGTTWVEEPELSRDHTERMLAAMGAEVLREGRRVGVRGHPRLRAGELAVPGDPSSAAFWVAAALLVPGSRVRVRQVSLNPTRIGFLHILQRMGAPLSIEPTGDACGEPVGDVVAEHGPLRGVSVDPAEVPSAIDEFPVLGAVAAVARGETEVRGAEELRHKESDRIDTLAGELRKAGVAVETFADGMRISGGRPLRPARFQSHGDHRLAMALGVLALAIPGGGEVEGADAASVSYPGFWKELLQG
- a CDS encoding prephenate dehydrogenase/arogenate dehydrogenase family protein, translated to MSRTLALVGLGLIGGSLAASLKTRNAPWRVRAADRRRSALDYALDRGMIDEAAPSASAAAEGADLVVLATPVQAIRASLREVGPGLRPGQVVTDVGSTKAGILREAREVLPAGVSFVGGHPVAGTERSGVESAVPGLFEGRTCVLTPTDDSDPRAVEAVTDLWHDLGAQVVCMAPETHDRVFALVSHLPHALAYGLVDTVAGELEPEQAALAGGSLRDFARVTSGSPVVWREIFLENRDALLYALDAFAGRIRVLHDAVSRGDAEALDRLLRRATETGDPSWRR
- the aroF gene encoding 3-deoxy-7-phosphoheptulonate synthase; this translates as MIIVLRPDHRPEDRRQLVETLKALGLSVHESAGEKRTILGAIGDEDSLRELPLESMPGVERVIPILKPYKLVSREFRAEDSVVDVRGVPIGGPLVQIIAGPCSIEDRGLLLETARAIREAGATLLRGGAFKPRTSPYAFQGLGEKGLELLAEAREHAGLPVVTELMDPRDTLLVARYADVVQIGARNMQNFRLLKEVGNLEKPVLIKRGMSATLTECLMSAEYVAAQGNRRVILCERGIRTFETATRSTLDLSAVPVLKSQTHLPVIVDPSHAAGRFELVAPLAKAALAAGADGLMIEVHARPEQALCDGNQSLKPERFARLVAELAAVARAVGRELGRPPERAP
- the hisC gene encoding histidinol-phosphate transaminase; amino-acid sequence: MPTQPAPAGADLFAQAVSPQVLDLKPYVPGKPIEELRRERGLSSIVKLASNENPLGPSPAAVAALEAQLAGLHRYPDGYGFALKQVLARRWAVAPENLVLGNGSSEILEMAVRLLVRPGKGVVLASPSFSIYELAARAQGGTVHRVPLRDHAVDLEAVAAVVDADTALVILGNPNNPTGTIFRRLEWERFLAAVPRRVGILLDEAYAEYAEDPAFPVGRDYLDEERLLVVARTFSKAHGLAALRIGYGIAPRRLVDYLNRLRLPFNANGPAQAAAAAAADDDDHVERSRRVNRQGLQRLARFFAQRGVPAVASQANFLLARVGDGDRCFEALLDHGVIVRSTRSFGMPEWIRVTVGTPQELDRFEAAFARVAEAGGGVP